A genomic stretch from Pararhizobium sp. IMCC21322 includes:
- a CDS encoding DUF1330 domain-containing protein: MSGFVIHHYNIIDRSRVDELGPLTLPIAEKYGADVIVASPVKALTGKTYSHMVIYQLESFEAALSFLHSPEMKGLEEMRNQIIEGFAAVVPGHTETADVVKSGYFD, translated from the coding sequence TTGTCTGGTTTCGTTATCCACCACTACAACATAATTGACCGCTCACGCGTGGATGAACTGGGTCCTCTAACCCTTCCGATCGCCGAAAAATATGGCGCTGACGTGATTGTCGCAAGCCCCGTCAAGGCGCTCACAGGTAAAACCTATTCTCATATGGTTATCTACCAGCTTGAAAGTTTTGAAGCCGCATTGAGCTTCCTTCACTCTCCAGAGATGAAGGGACTCGAAGAGATGCGAAATCAGATCATTGAGGGCTTTGCAGCTGTTGTGCCCGGACACACGGAAACAGCCGATGTCGTGAAATCTGGATATTTCGATTGA
- a CDS encoding amidase family protein, which produces MGSKAYSVKDSHAFVETFTLPSYRTGPLDGMTFAVKDNIEIAGTRTSYGSKSWQDTHPDAVHNALCVEQLLGAGASCIGKTVADEFTYSLTGENPFFGTPLNPGAPDHVPGGSSSGSASAVACGICDFAIGTDSAGSIRVPASFCGIWGMRPTLHRISEAGILPFMPSVSTVGAFANTIDVLGKVMRVLLRSRPKPFGGINNIFLLEDAFSVADPAVRAAIENSICNLSCAHGVTVSKVSANDIFGSDYDLIAANERALRILQTAEFASTVGSWIDTVEADVSPGFALAYQNVQHQDRSTVNEALDLCEYLFARILDFMGPDDLICTPTTPSPAPLKASMTSAVQFQNFYDRTMALTSFAGVGRAPEISIPAASVDGLPVGVSLIARHYEDEFLLEAAKVLFAPDCERQPD; this is translated from the coding sequence ATGGGATCGAAAGCATACAGCGTCAAAGACAGCCACGCATTTGTTGAGACATTCACGCTGCCGTCCTATCGGACCGGGCCGCTGGACGGCATGACTTTCGCTGTCAAAGATAACATCGAAATTGCCGGAACGCGCACTTCATACGGAAGTAAATCCTGGCAGGACACCCACCCGGACGCAGTTCATAACGCCCTGTGCGTTGAGCAATTGTTAGGGGCGGGAGCAAGCTGCATCGGCAAGACTGTGGCAGACGAATTCACTTACAGCCTGACCGGGGAAAATCCGTTTTTCGGAACGCCGCTGAACCCCGGAGCGCCTGATCACGTACCCGGCGGATCGTCCAGCGGGTCCGCGTCTGCTGTGGCTTGCGGGATTTGCGATTTTGCCATCGGAACGGATTCGGCCGGGTCGATCAGGGTTCCGGCCAGCTTCTGTGGCATCTGGGGCATGCGGCCGACACTGCATCGTATTTCCGAGGCTGGAATTCTTCCCTTCATGCCCAGTGTCAGCACCGTGGGCGCGTTTGCAAATACAATTGACGTTCTGGGAAAAGTGATGCGTGTTCTGCTGCGAAGCCGCCCAAAACCGTTCGGCGGCATCAACAATATCTTTCTGCTGGAAGATGCATTCTCTGTTGCCGACCCTGCGGTTAGAGCAGCCATCGAGAACAGCATTTGCAACTTGTCCTGCGCACACGGGGTGACAGTTTCAAAGGTCAGCGCCAACGACATATTTGGCAGTGACTACGATCTGATTGCAGCGAACGAACGCGCGCTCAGAATTCTGCAAACAGCCGAGTTTGCCAGCACTGTTGGCAGCTGGATCGACACAGTGGAGGCTGACGTCAGCCCGGGCTTTGCATTGGCTTATCAGAACGTGCAGCATCAGGATCGCAGCACCGTGAATGAAGCGCTTGATCTGTGCGAATATCTGTTTGCCAGAATCCTGGACTTCATGGGTCCAGATGATCTGATTTGCACACCAACAACACCTTCGCCAGCGCCACTCAAAGCATCGATGACCAGCGCTGTGCAGTTCCAGAATTTCTACGACCGGACAATGGCCCTCACATCCTTTGCCGGAGTGGGACGAGCGCCTGAAATATCGATACCGGCTGCAAGTGTAGACGGGCTCCCCGTCGGCGTGTCACTGATTGCCAGGCATTATGAAGATGAGTTCCTGCTGGAGGCCGCCAAGGTCCTGTTCGCCCCAGATTGCGAGCGCCAACCAGACTGA
- a CDS encoding penicillin-binding transpeptidase domain-containing protein: protein MTLPLPAAAEQHVVCTLAVDVETNETLIGDGSCNQRISSASTFKIAISLMAFDSGIFTASDQPEWPFQEGYADWNPKWSQSTTPETWMRDSVVWFSQRATEKMGAGLPFGDDGKLLKGQPFDWYVGWAEKENRTVALPSSFASANART, encoded by the coding sequence ATGACACTCCCGCTTCCTGCGGCTGCGGAACAGCATGTCGTTTGCACCCTTGCAGTCGATGTTGAAACCAATGAAACACTGATAGGGGATGGAAGCTGCAACCAGCGTATATCCTCTGCATCGACTTTCAAGATAGCGATCAGCCTCATGGCATTTGACAGCGGAATTTTCACCGCATCGGATCAACCGGAATGGCCGTTTCAGGAAGGCTATGCCGACTGGAATCCGAAATGGAGTCAGTCCACCACACCTGAGACCTGGATGCGGGATTCAGTCGTCTGGTTCTCGCAACGTGCGACCGAAAAAATGGGTGCAGGACTGCCGTTTGGAGATGATGGCAAGCTGCTGAAGGGCCAGCCCTTTGACTGGTATGTCGGCTGGGCCGAAAAAGAGAACCGCACGGTCGCATTGCCCAGCTCATTCGCTTCAGCGAACGCCCGGACATGA